DNA from Chionomys nivalis chromosome 11, mChiNiv1.1, whole genome shotgun sequence:
GGACAGAAATTATGTGTGTCCCCTCTTACATGACTTGATTGAGCTTGGGTAGCTCTATATTTGGGAAGAGGATGGGGGGTGGCATTTAAAGAGtgacttctgacctttgtaaCCTGGGAGCTAGTAGGACTAAGCCAGACTAACTGAATTGTTACAGCTGACAAGGAAATGGtgccagaaaaaaaagagagagagagagagaagactgtaGAGGAAGCCTAAAAGATTTCCTTCTTCCCATACCCAGCTCCGAAAATTCTGTTTGATAAAATTAATgcacagggaagaagaaaggaaggtgaCACTGAGAACACTTAGTCTGCAGAGCCACCCCTGGGAGCCCAGATGAAGTCGAAGGGACAAATGTGGGTGTTAGCATGGTCACTTGCTGCTCCCCTCCAATTCATCTCTCCCCTAAGCAGGAGCTTTCACACCAGTACAGGGACCACCATTGGTCCAGCATAGCCAAAAGGCCTGGCTCCCATGAAGAGAGCATATACCCTCCCCCGCTATGGCCTGAAGCAGGCACAGCCCAAGAGCTGAGACCCAAGTCTTCCTCATTCTGAGCAAACCAGACAGAAATACTGAAGGCCCTACTTTCCAAACTTTACTGTGTACTGAACCATCTGGGGATTTTGGTAAATGCAATGTTTGTGTGAGTCGAGGAAAGGGTCTGGGATTCTGCATTCCTGACACATTGCCAGGGCTTCTGTCACTGCTGTCTATAGAGCACACACTAAGTTTGCCAAGAAGACCACCTTTGATGGACAGGCCATTCCTATCCAGGAGCATGTGTTTGTTTATACACAGGGCCCCAGAATCTGTTAAGATGGAAATAGCCACCACCGGCCCGTCTCTGAGGGAGACAGGCACCTCATGGCAGATCATCTAGGAGCATGGCATGACTATTGAGCACTCGGGTCCTGAAGTGTAATCTTCTGCACCTTCCATCTTCCTGGATATGTGACCCTGAGTAACCTTTTAACCTTGCTGTACCCCATCTTTCTCATCTTCCTGTTGGAAATAAGGCTACTGTGTGGATGCTGAGTCACCCCGTGTAGCATGGTGAACACTGTCCTGATGACCATATGCTCTTCCACAGTAGTGCACgtacccacatggtgcctccTTTTGAGTCACAGGCAAATACATACCACCATGTCCCTACCAAGAAAAGACTCATGTCTTCTCTTTTGaattcctctttccctcctgcccactccccctcccctggCCCCTGGCCCCAGTGTGGTCTGGAAGGGCCccagaggggcagagacagggacaggacGTGGGGCTGTATCTGACAGGAACCTGAGGGGCTGGCCCGGGAGGGGATTGGGGCCCAGCTTCCTGAAGGGAGGATGGGCTAAGGCAGGCACACAGTGCGGGAGAAGATGCCCTCTTGGGCCCTCTTCATGgtcacctcctgcctcctcttggtCCCTCCAAACCAGGCACAAGTCACCAACCAAGGTGAGGTGTATAGAGGGTGGAGATTATCTATGCTCAGGCAAAGGGAGCCCTGGGAAGGGATGAAGAGCCCTGGGAGGGGATACAGGGTAAGAGACTCCCACTGGTCCCCTACTCTTACCCACAAACATGACTGGAAGAATCTAGAGCCCGACTCACCAACTGTTTCTCAGATGTCTTCTTGCTGGCTTTGGGCACAGAGCCCCTGAACTGCTTCTCCCAAACATTTGAGGACCTCACTTGCTTCTGGGATGAGGAAGAGACAGCACCCAGTGGGACGTACCAGCTGCTGTATGCCTACCAAGGGTAGGTTCTGGACTGAGCCCCAATCCCCATTTATCTGTCCCTATGTTTCGCTGAGTCACACTCTTAGCTTCCTTGTCTTTGGCCCTATCAGAGGATTACTCCTAGTGCATGCCCAAGACATCACCACTCTATAAATGAGCCAGCTCAAGTCCCTATGGAATTCCTACCgcaagcagagagaagaaaatggcaaAATGGAGACAGAAATTGGGCACGGGTTCAACCTGGGTTGTCGGGGATGAGCATGGTGACTGTGTAGGAAGAACCTCTCCTGTGCCAACAGAGAGAAGCCCCGTGCATGCCCCCTGCATTCCCAGAGGGTGCCCACCTTTGGAACCCGATACGTGTGCCGGTTTCCAGCCCAGGATGAAGTACGCCTCTTCTTTCCGCTGAACCTCTGGCTGAATAATGTGGTCCTCAACCAAACTTTGGCCCAGCGGGTGCTCTCTGTGGATAGTGTAGGTAAGGGTATCTCTATCACACTGTCCCTCCATTCGCTGCCTGAGAAAGCACCCAGAATCAGGCTCACCTGTAGTCTTTCAGGACAATGTGGGCACCTTCTTTGTCAGATTCCCAGAGGCAACTCAGAACCACCGCCCTTATTAATCCTTCCAGCCTTGGCACCCAGAACTAGATTTCTCCCATAAATCATTTCACATCAAGGATATCTTGCTCCTCTTATTAACAGATACATATATTCGCCTGTTCAACAGTCAGATCACCGATGTGTGCCAGGCAACAAGGAGACAGGGATGGAAAGAGGTCCTTGCTTTAAGAGGCACAAATCTAGCAAACCATTACACCATAGTGAGCTCATTATTCTcaagaggctagaagaggacaagCAGCCCCCTCTTTCCCCCTCCACGGGAATGAGAACCCGTGTCTCTTTTAGTTCAGAGTTGCTCTGTTCGGTCTTGCACAGCCCTCTCTAAAGTCCATGGGTTGAACCACAGACTGGCACTCAGCGATTTGATGCACCTTGTCTTGCCCTCAGGCCTGCCAGCTCCCCCCAGTATCATCAAGGCCAGGGGTGGGAGCCAACCAGGGGAACTTCAGATCCACTGGAAGGCCTCTGCTCCTGAAATCAGTGATTTCCTGAGGCATGAACTCCGCTATGGCCCCGCGGACCCCAGCAACTCCACTGGCCCCTCGGTCATGCAGCTGCTCTCCACAGAAACCTGCTGTCCCACTTTGTGGATGCTGAACCCAGTTCCTGCTCATGACCGACCTCCGTGTGTTCGGCCTACACTGCCCCAACAGTACGGACCCATGAGGACCTCCCCAACTGGAGAAGTATTCTAGCTTTCCACTCCTCTTCCTATTTCCTACCCCAACATGTCCCCTGAAAAAGAAGGGTCATCCTTAGGGGACCCTGGATAGGATTGGCCTTTGAGGGGCCAGTGTAGACTCTGACTAGCCTTCAGGAGCCCTGTCTAGGGGTCTCCCACTTTGGATCATTCACGCTAACATAATGGAAGCCTTTCAGCCCTCCAAACCGAGACTTTGTAAAAATCCCTAAACACCACCCAAAATTTGCCAGCACAGCCCCTGCTCTGTGTGGTATCTATCCAGCAAGGAGCCGAGGTTTGCACAATGGTTCAAATACAAGGTATGTGAGCCTTCTTAGGTGAGCAGCAAGCCTGGGATTTTTTCCCCCCAGGCTCCATCTCTGACAGTGAAGGGTGGAAGCTGCCTCATCTCAGGGCTCCAGCCTGGCAAATCCTACTGGCTCCAGCTTCGCAGCCAACCAGATGGGGTCTCCCTTCGTGGCTCCTGGGGTCCCTGGTCCCTTCCTGTGACTGTGGACCTTCCAGGAGATGCAGGTGGGTCAGTAAAGGAatgaggagatggggaagggatTAAGACAGACCTCCAGGGAGACTTAGGCTGGGAATCATAGTCATTCCTGATGACCTCACACCTGGCATTGCACAGGGCAGGCCCTGTGCTCaggcagagaagaagggagaaggctctgctgtgtgtgtggagacagTTTAGGGACGCTCCTGAGTAAAAAGCCTTGGCCCTCTTCTTTGACCACAGTGGCAATTGGACTTCAGTGTTTTACCTTGGATCTAAAGAAGGTTATCTGCCAGTGGCAGCATCAGGACCACACTAGCTCCCAAGGCTTCTTCCACCACAGCAGGACACGGTGCTGCCCCACGGCCAGGTAAGACTGCAACTGTTGGGTGAGCCTGAACCTGTGGAAAGTCAACGTGGCTGTGGGTCCCCTCCAGGCCCTGCTCTGTTCTCTCATATTCCAATGAGTGCTTTCAttgtctttcttcatttctgctgGGAATGGCTTGCTTTTGTCAGACTAAATCATCTCATCTGGACTCTTGAGACAGCCTAGCAGGCATGTCCAACATAAGACCCAAAGGCCACATGTGACCAAGGACAGCTATGACCTTGACCCAACTCAAAAACTTACTTAAGACACGAAGTTTTTGTGTAACCCAATTATGTGGCATTTAAGTTAGAATTTTTTATATAATCAGGTCATTTCACAATATCAAAAGGTCGGACACCCTTGGCAATTCTATTTACCTTCAGTTTGCTCCCCGTGATGCTAACCTCCCACATTGCAGAGCTTTGTGAAACTTACTGGTCACAACCTTCTGCTACTTAAGTATGTACTGCAATATCCTGTGATCTGTGATCTAGTAAATCTATCCAAAACCCAACCTGGCCTTCAAGGACATCTACCAAATGCCTCCCTGATTCTTCATCCTTTCTGAAGTCAATCTACTAACATGTTGTTGGTTTTGCATGCTAAGTGTGCCCAAAGTTGTGTCGCTGCCATTGCCCAATTACAATCCATCAGGTTGGGGAGACAGAGTAtttggtaaagggcttgcctgACATGcataagaccctgggttcaatccccagtcctaggggtgggggaggggggttatCGTCTCCCACTTGTTCGCTGGAAAGAGTTCTTCacacaggaactggagagatcCAGAAGTTCAGAAATAAACAGAACACCCCCTGCTTTAAAACCCTTGATAAGTTCCCACTGATCTTAATGAAGTCTGTCTGCTGTAGTGCTGTACCTGTGACTTCAGCTTCATCTTACGCTACACTCCGCTGATCTCTCTCTTCCAGCACAGGCTCCTTTCCTGCTCTGCTGACCTCTGATGAGCTGCTTATCTGGCCCTCTCTCCTCTTTACTGTTCCTCCAGATCTCCGGAAACCACCCCTTCTTTATTAGGTCCAATAGCAgaattacacatttttaaaaacttacttaCTTTGCCGCAGGGGTCAAGGGCACATGTGTGCCAGCATgaacgtggaggtcagaagacaatgtaAGGGTGTCGGGTCTATTcctccaccacgtgggttctagggatggaacttgggttgtcaggcttggcagcaagtgcccttaccaatggagccatcttgctagcATGTTTATACATGCTTGTTGTACTATGTAACtttccttgttttgttgtttctgtttttgtgagacagggtttctctgtgcaatgtcctgaaactcgctttgtagatcaggcgggtcttgaactcacagaggttcacctacCTTGTCTCCCAAGGGTTGGacctaaaggtgtgcaccaccacccagtctcTCCTTTTTAAACACTAATCTCAGATGCAATTTAACATTTATCCTTAATgtgattatttaattaaaaaccttagtatggggctggagagatggctcagtggttaagagcaccgcctgcttgTCTAAAGGTCAGAGCACCGCCTGCTTAtctaaaggtcaggagttcggttcccaacaaccacatggtggctcaaccatttgtaatgagatctggtgccctcttctggcctgcaggcatgcatgtaggcagaataccatatacacaataaataaacaaatcttcaaaaaaaaaaaacaccttattatggtggtacatacctataaCCTCAGGactagggaagtagaggcaggaggaactgagGTCAACCTTTGAATTTAAGGACAGCCTTAAACACTGACATTGACTATGTGTGACTCATGATGACAAAATCAGCATCCATCTTTCCTCACCAATACATTCTCACCTACCACAGTGGGCAATGAGCAAGGAGGGGATGGCTGGATAAAGCCCTTGCCATTCAACCAGATCCTTGGGGCCCATGCAAAGCTAGGCCCAGTCGAACACATCTGGGATCCCAGTGATACCACAgcaaaacagagagacagaaggatccttgGACATTCAAGGGCTAGCCTGCTGTTCATAGCAGAGAAAAAGCCAAGAgatctgtctcaaacaaggcgGACCTTGAAGACCAACACCCGAGGATGTTCTCCAActccacatgtgcactcacactcataagaatgtgcacacatatgtgtacacacatacattagaACACATATGCAAGAAAAAACCCTCAACAAATGAATGAGAGTCACTCTGAAGAGTTTTGCTGtaggctgggcagtagtggcgcatgcctttaatcccagaactcgggaggcagaggcaggtggatctctgtgagttcgaggccagcctggtctacatagagctagttgcaggacaggctccaaagctacagagaaaccctgtctcaaaaaaaaaaaaaaaaaaaaaaaaaaaaaaaaaagagctttgcTGTATTCTCCagattttttattgcatttatataGGTTTGTAAACAGtatttaagctgggcagtggttgcaAACGacttttaatcctagctctcaggaggcagaggcaggagaatctctgtgagtctgagatcagcctggtctatagagccagtttcagggcagccaaggctataatagagaaaccctgttctttataacaaatcaaataaaaaacaatgtttaatttttaaatataaattatatcacACTATATATTCACGTTcatggaatttttatttatttattatctatactaTTAATTgattttgatacaggatctcactatgtagctcaagctggtctggaacttgctatgcagcatgggctgactttgaacttacctgcttctgcctcctgagtgctgggattaactctgcccagctctgttctcatttttgtttctatGATGCTAAGGACAGGATCACAGGCTAAGCAAATGCTGTACCACCAAGCTATTCCCCCCACAACCCTAAATGGTTCATTAGCTTACTTTTTTGCTTAAATGTTTTTTGGAACTCAGTCCAAAAGAAGTAGCTCGGCTAGGCGGTGGTGGagaatgactttaatcccagtactcgggaggcagaggcagggggatctctgtgagtttcaggccagcctggtctacagagctagtcacagaacagactccaaagccacagtgaaaccctcgcttaaaaaacaaacaaacaaaaaagtagctattagccaggcggtggtggtgcacgcctttaatcccagcactcgggaggcagaggcaggcggatctctgtgagttcgaggccagcctggtctagttccagctagttccaggacaggaacgaaaagctacggagaaaccctgtctcgaaaaaatcaaaaaaaaaaaaaaaaaaaaaaaagtatctattCTTTTAAATGGTCTCACAGATGTTCAAAGGGTGCAGCTCTAATCCATGGGTGAATTTAAGGTGACAAAACCAAATCAAGTCAGGCATAGAaacgcacgcctttaaccccagcactggggaggcagaggcaggcgaatctctgtgagttctaggccatcctggtctacaaagcaagttccaggacagccagggcaaaacagagactctgtctcgaaaaacaaaacaaataaaatcgatcagtttttttctttttacccaaATTTTCTCTTGCTCTGTTCTACCACAAGCTCAATTTCCACACCTCAATCACCCTGGACTTTTGTCCTTCCTCTGCCCCCAGGTCTAATCAGAAATAGCAGTGTTAAACAGAAATAGCCGTGTTAAACAGAAATAGCCGTGTTAAACAGAAGTTCTTTGCGTCCTTTCTGTCATTCCGTCTCCACCGTCTTCTCGCCTTCGCTACTTTGCACAGAAAAATCCCAACAATGTCCTACTGGagttctctgctcctctctcctcccaagtCCTCTCCACAAACAGCAATTAGAGGAGTCTTCTGAGGTACAACGTGTACGACCCTTCCCTGGTTACGATATTTGAGAGTTTTCCTATGAGATTAAGGTCAGGCTCCTGCTCTAATCCCCatacttaggaagctgaggcaggaggctcacctCTAGCTCCAGGCATGCCAGAACTAGGTAGTGTGAGACCCTCTTaccaccctccccccaaaagtTCATGCTCCTTAAAGAGGCTGTCCATGACGGGGTCTACAGTCCCGTTTACCATTTCCTAGTAGGCTCTCAGTCCTAAAACCATCCCTCATTCTAAACCATTTAGAATCTCCTACACAATTACCCCACCCCGATCACAAGTCGGGATGCAGAGGtggatagatctctgtgagtttgagccagcctggtctatggaacaagttccaagacagccaaggctgttacacagtgatACCCTGcctcagggaaaagaaaagaaaaatcaccccACAGCACAATACTCCCTTTATGTCTGCAAAGCATGTGCCTGGAATAGCCAGTTGTCCCCCTCCCTAACCCATTCATAGTCTGAGCCTCAGTGTAAACACTGTCTCAGCCAGGAAGCAATCCTTGACCCTCCCTCCCAGTTAGATGCTCTGCTGTGATCTCTCCTGTCAACCTGTGCTCCACACAGAAGAACATGGCTGTTCGTGTTTGTGACTTGCCCTTTGACATGGAGGCACCTTTAAGATTATCTTTATAGTGTTCAGGCCTGGCACAATGTTTGGCACATGAGTATCAAGTATTTGTTGATTAAGTGGGTGGATGTGTGAATGCAAGAATGACCATTAGGGATGATAAGATCACCAAGGGATTAGAATCAAGAGGAggcatttgagaccagccttgctatgagtgagaccctgcctccaaaagcacacacctttaatcccagtaaacAGAGGCGAGTGCATCTcacaattcaaggccagcatggcctacttagcaagttccaagtcaatcaggactacatataatgagacccagtgttttgtttttattttttgtttgtttgtttgtttttgaaccagtcttttaagaaaaagaaagagggagaaaaaaagcagcCACATGCCCACCCATTAGAATTTACTTTAACCCACGCAAGCAATAATGGTGGCTTCACTTTACGTGGCAACAGCAAAGGTCAAACTGTGATATGTTCTGGGTGTTATTAGCAAGTAATCAGTTTTGGAAAACAAATTCTGGAAGCAATGTCAGAAGGCTGCTGAATAAgagcaaatttaaaaattataaatatgtttgcTTCTAAAATGATCGTCTCTTTCATCTTGGAAACAGCCTGCAAGGTAGGTATCAAAACAGTTCCTCAAAGGAAGGGAG
Protein-coding regions in this window:
- the Mpl gene encoding thrombopoietin receptor isoform X1; protein product: MPSWALFMVTSCLLLVPPNQAQVTNQDVFLLALGTEPLNCFSQTFEDLTCFWDEEETAPSGTYQLLYAYQGEKPRACPLHSQRVPTFGTRYVCRFPAQDEVRLFFPLNLWLNNVVLNQTLAQRVLSVDSVGLPAPPSIIKARGGSQPGELQIHWKASAPEISDFLRHELRYGPADPSNSTGPSVMQLLSTETCCPTLWMLNPVPAHDRPPCVRPTLPQQYGPMRTSPTGEAPSLTVKGGSCLISGLQPGKSYWLQLRSQPDGVSLRGSWGPWSLPVTVDLPGDAVAIGLQCFTLDLKKVICQWQHQDHTSSQGFFHHSRTRCCPTARDPTWEKCEAEEEEAEPGAQPALFSRCHFKPQNDSVIHILVEVTTAQGDIHSYLGSPFWIHQAVLLPTPSLHWREVSSGRLELEWQHQTSWAAQETCYQLRYAGEGHKDWKVLEPSLGARGGTLELRPRTRYSLQLRARLNGPTYQGPWSAWSPPARVDTGSETAWISLVTALLLVLCLSVLLGLGLLKWQFPAHYRRLRHAVWPSLPDLHRVLGQYLRDTAALSPPKTTVPDTCEEVEPSLLEILPKSSERTPLPLCSSQPQMDYRGLQPCLRTIPLSVCPPAAEPGSCCTTHIANHSYLPLSYWQQP
- the Mpl gene encoding thrombopoietin receptor isoform X3, whose protein sequence is MPSWALFMVTSCLLLVPPNQAQVTNQDVFLLALGTEPLNCFSQTFEDLTCFWDEEETAPSGTYQLLYAYQGEKPRACPLHSQRVPTFGTRYVCRFPAQDEVRLFFPLNLWLNNVVLNQTLAQRVLSVDSVGLPAPPSIIKARGGSQPGELQIHWKASAPEISDFLRHELRYGPADPSNSTGPSVMQLLSTETCCPTLWMLNPVPAHDRPPCVRPTLPQQYGPMRTSPTGEAPSLTVKGGSCLISGLQPGKSYWLQLRSQPDGVSLRGSWGPWSLPVTVDLPGDAVAIGLQCFTLDLKKVICQWQHQDHTSSQGFFHHSRTRCCPTARDPTWEKCEAEEEEAEPGAQPALFSRCHFKPQNDSVIHILVEVTTAQGDIHSYLGSPFWIHQAVLLPTPSLHWREVSSGRLELEWQHQTSWAAQETCYQLRYAGEGHKDWKKTEACGVALPSRPTSGPRPVP